The genomic segment CGGCGGCCACGATGATCGCCGGCATGGCCGCGTAACCGAGACTGATGGCAGCGCCCACGAAGGCGCCTGCCGCGATGACTGACGGAGTACGGCCGTGGTCCAGGGCGAGCCAGGCGAAGCCCGCGGTGCCGCTCGCCGAGGCCAGCGCCAGGACGGCCCGCGGACCGTGCCGGCGGACCAACTGTCCGCCGACGGGCGCGGCGAGCAGCGACACCACGGTGCTGGGCAGCAGGTACTCCACCGAGGCGCGCAGCACACTCGCGTCGAATCCGTAACCCGCGACCCTCGACGGCATCTGGACCAGGTAGGACACGCCGATGATGAACACGAACGTGCCGTAGCCGACCAGGAGCCCGGCGAGATTGGCGAAGAGCACCGGCCGGTGGGCGAACATCCGCATGTCGACCAGCGGTTCCGGCACCTGCCGCTCGACCAGCACCCATACGGCGGCCATGGCGGCGGCACCGGCGAAGCAGCCGATCGTACTCGGTGAGGACCAGCCCCACTCGTGTCCCTGGGTGATCGGCAGCAGAAGCAGCACGAGAGTCGTGGCGAGGGTGAGGGTGCCGAGGATGTCGGTTCGGCCACCGGCGGTGTGGCGAGTGGCCGGCACGAGGGTCAGGACAGCGATGAGGACGACGACGGCGAGCCCGGTGGCCAGCCAGAACACGCTGCGGTAGTCGGGGTGGGAACCCGCTGTGAGCAGACCTGCGGCGACCAGGGCGAAGCCGCTGCCGAAGGCGAACGCACCGCTGGCCATCGCCAGCGCCGCCGGGAGTTTCTGCGGGCGGACCTCATCGCGCAGGACGGACAGGGCGAGGGGGAAGATCGCAGTGGCGGCGCCTTGCAGCACCCGGCCGGTGATCAGCCACAGCAGGGAGTGCGTGGTGGCTGCCAGTACGGTGCCGGCGATCAGCACCAGCAGTACCCCGACGAGGGTGGGTTTTTTGCCGTGCTGGTCGCCGAAGCGGCCGAGCAGGGGCGTGAGGACGGCGGCGGACAGCAGGGTGGCGGTGGTGACCCAACTGGCGCCTGCGGCGGTGGTGTGCAGGCTGTTCTGGATCAGGCTGAGGATCGGCACTACCAGCGTCAGCATCATCGACACGATCATGGCGGCGAGACTCAGCGCCAAGACGATGGCCTTCTCGCTCCTGTGCCGCCCTGCGGGGGCGGAGTCGTGGACGGGGGCACTGCCGATGCCGGCGCTCATGGGTTCGAAGTCCTTCGGATTGAGCCGGGGACGGCGGGTGCGGCGGGGACGGCAGGGACGGCGGTCACCAGGAAGGCTGCGGCCGCGTGCGGAACGCGCGGCTCGCCGCATGCGGCCAGGGCGAATTGATGCGTACGTGCGGTGGTACGGCCGTCCGCCGAGGTCGCGGTTCCGGAACCGGAACCGGAACCGGAACCGGTCGGGAGCGCTGCCCGGTGCGAGCGGTGAACATGCCTGTCGCGGTTCAGGGCGCGGGGAAGGGAAAGAGCATGCAACTGCTGGTGGCGTGGGCGAGCAGGCGGTCCGCCTCGTCGAGCAACTGGGCCTGGGCGAGAGCGGTTTGGCGTCCCCTGCTGACGACCGTGCCGATGGCGCGGACCTTGCCTGTGTCCACGGTGATCCGCCGGAGGAACTTCACGGTCAGGTCGAGCGAGGTGTATGCCATGCCCTGCGGCAGGGTCGACTGGACTGCCCCGCCGGCCGCCGAGTCGAGCAAGGTGGCGTAGACCCCTCCGTGCACACTGCCGATGGAGTTGTAGTGCTCCTCGCCCGGGACCAGCGAGAAGACCACGCGCCCCTCCTCCACTTCCTCCAGGACGAAGTCCAGAGCGGCCACGATGGGCGGTGGGGGCAGGCGTCGCTCGAGCAGGTCGCGCAGCACCTCAACGCCGGAGGTGCGGCCGGCGGTTGCTCCCACGATCGCGGGATCCTGCCACTCATACGTGCGCGTCCGTCCCACGATCCTGCCCTTCTCCATCTGAGTTCGAGAAATGAACCTAGCCACGCACCCTCTGACTGTCAATGATGAAGTCAGAGTCAGTGACAGCGATGGCGGGATGAAGTGCCTTAGGTGTGCTGTCTCACGTAGAAGCCGCCCTCGCGGTCCCAACCGCCTTGCCAGTGCGGACGGGTGAGGTCGGCGACCTTCGCCCTCCGACTCCTGGCGGAGTGCTTGCCGACCGGGTGGAAGACGAGCAGAACAGGCGGGCGCACACGCTCGTATCCCTCCCAGGCGGGTGCGGACCAGCGCGTGCGGCACCTCGGCTTCTCGATGCCGTCGGTGCCCCTCTCCTTCCGCTGGAAGAACCAGGCGCACTCGTCGGACTTCGCGGCGATGAGGGCGGCTTCCTCGGTGCAGTTGCCGACCTCGACGAACAGCAGCGGCACATCGTCGGCCGGGGCGATCACGACGACGTCGACGCGGGCGCCGCCGATCGCGAGTTCTTCCAGGTGCCCTCCACCGGGAGCGCGACCTCGGCGGCGCAGGAGGTGATGGCGCCGATCCCCTTGAGGGCGTCGACGGCGGCCTGCGCGGAGGCGACCGTACCGACCGGTTCCCCCGCGACCAGGTCGAGGTCGGGCCTCGGGCCGATCAGCGCGATCACGGCGGCGTCGGGCTGCTCCCCTGGAAGGCCCAGCAGGGGCTGGGGATGTGGTTCGTCAGACGCGCTGCCCGCCGGCGTCCAGCAGGGCGAGGACGTTGTCTATCCCCTGATCGAGGAGCTCATGGGCGAGTTGAACGTCGGTCAACGCGCGGGAAAGCTGCAGCGTCCCGACCATCAGGCCGAGGAGGCTGAGCGCCTTCACACGTGCGGAGGACGGGGCCTCGGGCGCCATACGGGCGGCAATGCCGTCGATGAGGACGAGCACGCCGTCGGTGTACGCCTGCCTGGTCGTGTCGGTGCAGCGCCCGATCTCGTCGAGCAGCGCGGCATTGGGGCAGCCGTCACCAAGGCTTTCACGGTGCTGGGGCGACAGGTACGCGCGCACAATCTGTTCGAGTCCGGCGCGGCCGGGCGCAGCGCGCGCGACGACGCTCTCCGCCTGCGCCTTCAACTGGTCGGCGATCGCCGTGGTGACGAGATCGTCCTTGGATTCGAAATGAGCGTAGAAGGCCCCATTGGTCAGCCCCGCGTCCTTCATCAGCGTCGAGACCCCGGAGCCGTCGATGCCGTCCTGCTTGAACCGGCGGCCCGCCGTCTCGATGATCCGCCGCCTCGTCTCCTGCTTGTGCTCCTTCGCGTACCGCACCACAGCGCATGCTCCTTCGCCGCCCGGTAGGGCCGGTTGCCCTTCACCGACTCCACCAGTCTATGGTATTGCGAACGTAATCCAAAGAGTCGACAGCGGTGACGGCCGACGCCGCCTCGTCGCCAGCGCCCTGCTCCTGTCCGCCGAGATCCGACGCGTACGCGTCTGCGGAGCAGGCGGCTGCGCTCTGCGCCTCTTGGACGCGGAGTCACACCCGAGGGGCGGGCACCGGGAAGAGCATGCAGCTGCTGGTGGCGTGGGCGAGGAGACGGTCCTTCGCATCGACCAACTGGGCCTGGGCGAGGGCGGTTTGGCGACCCTTGCTGACGACCGTGCCGATGGCGCGCACCGGGCCCGTGTCCACGGTGACCCGCCGCAGGAACTTCACCGTCAGGTCGAGCGAGGTGTACGCCATGCCCTGCGGGAGGGTGGACTGGACGGCGCAGCCCGCCGCCGAGTCGAGCAGGGTGGCGAAGATACCGCCGTGGACGCTGCCGATCGGGTTGTAGTGCTCCTCCCCCGGCGTCAGCGAGAAGACCGCCCTGCCGGGCTCCACCTCGTCCAGGGCGAAGTCGACGGTGTGGCTGATCGGCGCCCTCGGCAGCCGCCCCGCCTGCACCTCGCGCAGGAAGTCGATCCCGGCCATGCTCCCGGCGGCCTCCGCCGAGATCGCGGGATCGTCCCAGTGATACGTACGCGTTCGCCCCACGGTCCAGCGCCCTTCCCTCTGACTGTCAGCTGACTTTTTCAAGCGAAGCTAGACTTTTGTCCACCTGACTGTCAATGCCGAAGGCAGACCCTTACGATGGCGGTATGGAGTGGCTTGAGGCGAGCACGGAGAACTGCCCCGTCCAGCGCACGCTCGACGTGATCGGGGAGAAATGGACGCTGCTGATCCTGCGTGACGCCGTCAACGGGGTCCGCCGCTTCGACGACTTCCACCGCCACATCGGCCTGTCCGAGGCCGTCCTCAGCGACCGCCTCCGCAAGCTGACCTCGGCCGGCATCCTGAAGACGGTCCCCTACCAGGAGCCCGGCAGTCGCTCCCGCAACGAATACCGCCTGACCCGCAAGGGCTGGGACCTGTGGCCCGTCCTGATGGCCCTCACCCAGTGGGGCGAGGCATACACCCTCGGCTCGGAGGGTCCTGTCCTGGACGTCCGCCACACCGACTGCGACGCCCCGGTCCGCGTCGTCGTCGAGTGCTCCGTGGAGCACTCCGCCCTGACTCCCCGTGAAGTCACCGCCCGGCTGGGGAAGGGCGCCCGCCTCCGCTCGTGAGTCATCGACCTCTCGGTCGCCGGCCAGACTGCGGTGAGACATCAGCCGAGTGCCGTGTACGCCGCCGCCCGTTGCCCCTCGACACGATCGACTTCGGCGCGCCGCCGAACCGAACTCGATGGGCGCTCCGCTCGCAGGTCCTGCACCTTCGCCGTCGCCGCCGTCCTGTCCTGGCGTTCCTGGGCGAAGGCCGGACCGGGACGAGATCGCGGGCGTCGCGAACCTGCGCGCCACCGCAGGCCATGTCGGCGTCCGTCCACCGTCCCGATCCGGCAGGCGCGCGGAGCTTGCGTCCACCGCGCCCGTACCCGCTCGGTCAGATCTTCGTCTTCTCCCGGACCCACGCGCCGATCCGTGCGAGGGCGGCGTCGACCTCCGGAACCCGGCCGGCACCGTAGACGTACGAGTGCTGGCCTCCCGGGACCACCACGGTCGCCGTGTCGATTCCGGCGTCCTTGACGCGGGCGGCGAACTCCTCGTCCTCGCCGGCCAGGACCTCGTACGTGCCCCAGGAGACGAGAGTCGGGGGCAGACCGCTCAGGTCCGCCCGGTTCAGATTGATCCGGGTGTCCGTGACCTCGATGCCCGTGCCGCCGATCCAGGCGTCCCGGAAGAACTCCAGCAGTTCCTTGCTGAGAATCTTGTCCGTCCCGGCGTTGGTCACCATGGTCTCGTTGGCGATCTCGAGGTCGCACCAGGGTGAAATCGACACGATGGCGCCGGGCAGGGGCTGCTTCTTGTCGCGGAGGCGAAGCGCCAGGGCGACGGCGATGAACCCGCCGATCGAGTGGCCGATCGTGATGATGTTCCCCGGCTCATACCCTTCGGAGAGCAGCCAGTTGAAGGCCGCCTCCGCGTCGTCCACCTGAGCCGGGTACTTGTGTTCCGGTGCCCGCCGGAAGTCCAGGACCAGTACCGGGGCCCCGACGGCCTTGGCGATGTGGCCGGCGAGCTTTCGGTCGACGAACGCCGACGACAGAACGGAGCCCCCGGCGTGACCGTGCAGGAGGACGTAGTCGGTGTCGGCGTCGACGGGTTCGCACCAGATTCCCGGCACGCCACCCGCGTCCACCTCCCGATAGGTGACGCCTTCCGGCTCCCGGGCGGTGAGATGGACGCCCTCCGACACGATGCGCATCGCATCCAACTCGGACGCGGGTAGCGCCAGTCCGGCCATAAAGTCCGCGAACTCGATCGCTTCCGGGCTCAGTTCAGCGGCAGTGTGCTCAGACAGGTGGTACCTCCATGGGGCCGTCTGGGCATACCGGCCCGCCGGGACCGGTATGGCCGGGGTTTGTCAGGCGGTGAGGGTGGGGTAGTCGGTGTAGCCGGCCTCGCCGCCGCCGTAGAAGGTGGCGGGGTCGGGGGTGTTGAGGGGGGCGCCGGTGCGTACGCGCTCGACCAGGTCGGGGTTGGCGAGTGCCATCGTGCCGACGGTGACGATGTCGGCGATGCCGTCTTCGACGTCCTTGGCGCGGGTGGCGATGTCGGTGCCGGCCCGGTTGAGAACCAAGGTGGTCGGCCACAACTTGCGCAGGGTGTGCAGGGGTTCGTCGTCGCCGCCGTGGACGATGTGCAGGTAGGCGAGGTCGAGCGGGGCGAGGGCGCGCACGAGTGCCGGGTACAGCTCGTGGGTGTCGCTCTCCGCGATGTCGTTGAACGGGTTGCCGGGAGAGATCCGGAAGCCGGTGCGGCCGGCGCCGATCTCCTCGGCCACGGCGGTGGCGACCTCGACGGCGAAGCGGATGCGGTTGTCGAGGGAGCCGCCGTAACGGTCGGTGCGCCGGTTGGTGTTGGTGGCGAGGAACTGATGCACGAGGTAGCCGTTGGCGCCGTGGATCTCGACGCCGTCGGCGCCGGCCGCGATGGCGGCCGCCGCGGCGCGCCGGTAGTCCTCGACCGTCGCGGCGACCTCCTCGGTGGACAGCTCACGCGGTACCGGCATCTCCTGAGGGCCGGACGGGGTGAACATGGTGCCCGCCGGCTGGACCGGGGAGGGGGCGACCGGCTGCCGGTGGTGGGGGGTGTTGTCGGGGTGGGACATCCGTCCGGCGTGCATGAGCTGGATGACGATGCGTCCGTCGGCCTCGTGCACGGCGTCGGTGACCTTGCGCCACCCGGCGACGTGTTCCTCGGAGTAGATGCCGGGGGTGAGCAGGTAGCCCTGGCCGTCGGCGTTGGGCTGGGTGCCCTCGGTGATGATGAGGGCGTGCGAGGCACGCTGGGCGTAGTACTCGGCGTTCAGCTCGGTGGGTATGCCTTCCGGTGTGGACCGGTCCCGCGTCAGGGGGGCCATCGCCAGCCGGTGCGGCAGGGAGATCTCCCCGGCGACGATCGGGTTCCACAGGGCGTTCGACATGGATGTTTCCTCAGAATAAAGGGTGAGTGGGGGCTGCGGGGTGGCGGGCTGCCTGCCCCGCGGATGAGTAGGGGCCAAAGCGTCGGCCTCGCTTTAGATTACGATAGACATCTAAAACGATCCAGTCAACGGCCCGCCACCGTCAGCCACCGCCCGCGGCCGGAGACTGCTCGACGTGCATGCGGGCTACAGGGCCGGCGGCCGATCAGCTTCGGACGGAGACCCCCCGGGCGCATGATCACCGTGAACGGTTTCGCGAACCGCCCTCACAGCGGGCGCGCGCGGGCACGGCGAACGACACCTCTACGGAGACCCGCACGCTGCAGATACGCCGAACACGCCGCGAGCCCCCTCCGACCGGTGTCGGATCACCCCCCCGGCCGCTTGGGGGCGAGCAGCGCGGCCTCCGGCTCGACAGCCCTCGACTCGCCCCGTACAGGCTCAAGCACCCAGGGACGAACCGAGCTCACCACGAACTTCTGGCGCAACCGCGCTCAGCCCGCCCGGCGGGCCCCATACGAAATGCGGGGCCGGGGGCACTCTCCATGCCCTCCCCCAGCACGGCGTGACCCCGTTCGCGGCGGATCCGGGTGTCGACGTGCGCGCCGCATACCGGCGCCCTGAAGGGCTTCAGTCCTCGCGCCCATGAGGGTGACCCCAACTCCACCTGAGTTTACTTTTCTACACTCAGCCGATAGCGTCATGACCAGCACATCAACCCGGCCGCACGCGAGAAACGGGCGCGCAGGGGGGACCTGCGCGAAGAATCAGATCGACTACCAGAACACCCACACAGAAGGGCGGCCGACATGAAGGCATTCGTCGTCGAGAAGTACGGCAAGGACGGCACGCGCGCCGCAGAGGTACCCGAGCCCGCCGTCGGGGACCGCGACGTCCTGATCAGCGTGAGCGCCGCCAGTATCAACCCGTTGGACAAAATGGTTCGCAACGGGGAGTTCAAACAGCTCATGAAGTACAAACGCCCCTTCACGCTCGGCCACGACGTGGCCGGCGTCGTGACGCGGGTCGGCTCCGCCGTACGCGGCTTCGAAGTCGGTGACGAGGTCTACGCCCGTCCGCGCGACCTGCGGATCGGCGGCTTCGCGGAGTTCATCGCGATCGACATGGACGATGTCGCGCCCAAGCCGGCCTCGCTCACCCTCCAAGAGGCAGCCGCCGTGCCGCTGGTGGCCTTGGCCGCCTGGCAGGTCCTCGTCGACCGTGCCCACGTGAAGCCGGGTCAGAAGGTGCTCATCCACGCCGGCGCCGGCGGCCTCGGCTCGACGGTCATCCAGCTCGCCAAGCACCTCGGCGCCACCGTGGCGACGACCACGGACACCAAGACCGAGCAGTTGGTCAGGAGCCTCGGCGCCGACATCGTCGTCGACTACACCAAGGAAGACTTCTCGAAGGTACTGTCCGGCTACGACCTGGTGCTGGACTCCCTGGGCGGAGCCAACCTCGAGAAATCGCTGACCGTGCTGAAGCCCGGCGGCCTGGCCATCAGTGTCGTCGGCCCCCCGGACGCCGGCTTCGCCAAGCAGCTCGGCACCCCCTCCTTCATGGGTCTGGTCATGAACACGCTCAGCCGCAAGATCCGTAAGCAGGCCAAAGCACTGGGTGTGCGCTACCAGTTCTTCTTCATGCAGGCCAACGGCTCCCAACTGCGCAAACTCAGCGCCCTCTACGACAGCGGGAAGCTCCGCCCGGTCATCGACAGCACCTTCCCGTTCGACCAGACACTCAAGGCGATGGCGCACGTCGAGCAGGGCCGCACCAAGGCCGGCAAGGTCGTGGTCTCGATGGAGCCCGACAACCACTGAGACCAGGCCGGCCACAGCCCCTCCGTCCGGCACGGTCACCGGAGGGGGCGACGCCGCCGTCGGCGACCCGATGGCGACTACGCTCGCGCGGAGCCGCCGCCGCAGGCGTCGTCTCGGTGCCATTGCGCATGCCCTACGGCTCGCGACACAGGGCGCCACACGGCTCTACGCCGCCCCGAGCCATGGTCGAGCCCTCGCACCCGACGCGTGTCAGGAGTGTGCTCACGGTGTCACTGGCCGTGGCGCTGTCGGTACCGGAGGCGCTCGACTCCGGCGCCCCCTTTCCCGACCGCGACGTGATCGTCTTCGTGACCTCCGGCGTCATCATGCTGACCCTGGTGGTGCAGGGCCTGCTCCTGCCCCGCGTGGTCCGCTGGGCCCGCCTGCCCCACGACACCTCCGCCGAGGAGGAGCACTCCCTCGCCGAGACCACCGCCGCCGAGGAGGCCCTCAAGGCGCTGCCGGACGTGGCCGCCGACCTCGGCACCGCCCCGGAGGTCGCCGAATGGTCGCGCCGCGAGTACGAGACCCACCTGCGCGTCGTGCGGGCCGCCGGCGACGACACCGACGGCGTGGTCCTGCGACACAAGGAGGACTACACCGCGCTGCGCCTCGCGCTCCTCACCCGCAAGCGCGCCACGGTCGTCCGACTCCGCGACGAGCACCACATCGACGACACCGTGCTGCGCCAGGTGCAGGCCTACCTCGACATCGAGGAAGTACGCCTGTCCGGAGCCGACTTGAGCGACTGACCCGGCGCCATCCCTTCTCCTGTCCCACCTCACGCGCGGCCACCTGTGCGCCTCTCGAAGAAAAGTGCGATGAACCACATGGAAATCTCCACATCAACCACCGCAGCAACCCCCCTGCAGAAGCGGTTCGGACTCGCGACGGCGATCGTCGTGAGTGCGACCGTCCTCATGTCGGCGCCGTACGCGTCCGCCGAGACGGAGGCGACCTCCCCGAAGCCGGTCGTCACCGACGTGAAGACTCTCGCCTCCTTCGACTTCACCGCCGGCGACTCCCCGGAGAACATCACCGCCAACCCGGACAACTCGCTGACCGTCTCCATGCTGGGCAGCGTGGCGGGCAAGCGTCCGGCGCTGGTGCGGATCGACCCGTCCGGGCGCAGCAAGGTGATCGTCGCCGGGCAGCAGGGCGACACATTCACCGGCAACACGCGCGACCGCAAGGGTGTCATCTACTACAACGTGGCCTCGTCCGACGCATCCCGCGCCGGCGTATGGAAGCTGCCTCCCGGCGGCACCCCGCGCCGCGTCGCCGCCCTGCCCACCGACGGCCTTCCCAACGGCCTGGCCCTCGACCCGACCGGACGCACCCTGTAAGCGGCCGACAGCAACAAGGCCACCGTATGGTCTGTCCCGTCCTCCGGAGGAACGGCGACCGCATGGCTGACCGACGCCGCCCTCGCGGCAAACCCGTCCGCCCCCTTCGGTGCGAACGGGCTCCGCTTCCACAAGGGTGCCGTCTGGGTTTCCAACCTGGCGAAGGGCACCCTGTTGCGGATCCCGGTCACCGCCCCCGGCGCCCCCGGCCGTATCCACACCGTCACCAGCAGCCTCACCGGCGTTGACGACTTCACCTTCCTCAACGACCGCTCCGACGTGGTCTTCGCCGCGCAGAACGGCCTCAACCAGGTCGCGCTCGTCCACCCCGACGGGACCACCGAGACCGTCCTGACGGCCAAGGACGGCCTCGCTTCCCCCACCTCCACCGCGGTACGGGGAAACCGGCTCTACATCACCAACGCCGGTCTCAACGAGCCCCACGACGCGAAGGTGCAGCGCGGAACGATCGACCCCGCCGCACTGAACTGCGGCCCGACCTCCTGAACCTGCCGCAGCCGGCATCCGCCGCACCACCTGCTTCGGATGCCGGCGACCAGACGCAGCCAACGCCGCGTACGGGAGATGTTCGCACTGTCGACGAGCCAGAGCCCGGGCGCGGCGAAGGTGTTCACCAGGATCGTGGCGCCTGCGTCGTAGACGTCGAACGGCGGCGCAGGTCGCCTGACGCCGATCAGGCCACGCTTGCGCCTCCGTCGACATTCAGGAACGCGCCATGAACGAAGGCGGCGTCATCGGAGGCGAGGTATGCGACGGCTTCGGCGATCTCGCGCGGCAGGCCGAAACGACGGGCGGGAACAGCGTCCACTGCTGCGGCGGCCCGGGGATCATCGGCGATCGCGGCCTGCACTTCTTCGGGCACGACAGCGCCGGGTGCGACCGAGTTCACACGCACGCCTGACGGACCGTACTGCTTCGCCCACGCCTTGGTGAGGTTGTTGAGAGCGGCCTTGCTGGAGGAGTAGGCGACACGGTCCGGAGCGGCCTTGTCCGCGACGAACGAGCTGACGTTGACCACCGCGCCGCCGCCGCGCTCAACCATGCCCGGAACAAGTTCGGCCACCAGGAAGAACGGCGCCTTGACGTTGGTGTTGTACACCGCGTCGAAGAGCTCCTCCGTCGTATCGGCGGTGGCGCCCTCAGGGAACACGCCCGCGTTGTTGACGAGTATGTCGATCTGGCCTGTGACTGATCGCGCCTGCTCGGCCAGGGTCCGCGCGCTGTCCGCAGACGTCAGATCTGCCTGTACGAAGTCGGCCTTGCCACCTGCTTCCCGGATCTCGGCGACGGCTCGCGCGCCGCGCTCGGTATTGCGCCCGGAGACGATGACATGGACACCACGGTTGGCCAGTACGTCGCCAATGGCGCGGCCGATACCGCTCGTGGACCCGGTGACCAGTGCGGTCTTGCCGTTCAGTGGGGTGGACATCGCAACTCCAGCCTGCGTTGGGGGGAAGTAACTCACGCTTCCATGCGTGGAACTGAGTGTCAGACTAGCAACTGGATTTCAAACACGTAAACATGAGTCAAGTAAGGGTCTGGTCATCAGTTGCTTGACGCGATGGCAGGCCGACGACACCGTTCGGCCGCCCTGAGCCAGCGACTCATCGACCGGCGACAGCACGCGGTTCTGCACAAGGTGGGCGGCGAGCTGCTGTCCAGCGGGAATCAACGCCATTGACAGGCGGGCGCCGCGGAAGGGGCAGGCGCAGTCGTCATCACTGTTGCGCGGAAGGTGACAGTGACACTGCTGCTGCGATTGAACTCCCCAAGGCCTCGGTCGGCCCGGGCTTCATCGCATCAGCGGGGGCTGAGCGCGGCGAATGCCTGGTCCAGCAGGTCGACGAGGTCAAGGCGACCGTCGGAGGCGGTCCAGTGGTCGAGAGCGATATTGAGACAGTCCAGCGCGACGGCGGCCTTCACAGAGGCGGCCAGCGGCAGAGGCCGTGGGGAATTGGCGCGCTCGCCAAGCGCATTGGCCAGGGCAGGCCACCAGCCGCGCTGCTTCTCCATCTGCCGGGCGCACAGGGCGGGCGTGTCGCGGACGAGCCGGGTCATCGTCAGAGCCCGGTCCGGGTCCTGACGGTAGTGCTTGAGGGCGACGTCCAGCCCGTGACGCAGCGCCGTCCAGTCGTGACGTCGACCTGCTGGAGATGGACCCGGCCGTGTGGCGCCGCACCCACGACGTGAACCTGCTCGGCTACGCCCTGACCTGCCGCGCGGTCCTCCCGCACCTGCTGGGTCAGGGCGGCGGCGTCATCGTCAACACCTCCTCCGGCGCGGCTTGGGGCGGCGAGCCCACGCGGCCCGCGTACGCCGCCTCCAAAGCCGGGATCAACGCGCTGACCCGCCACATCGCCTCCCGCTGGGGCAAGGAAGGCATCCGCTGCAATGCCGTCGCCCCAGGCCTGGTCATGGGCGAGACCCAACAACGCCAGGACGACCAGCCGTTGCAGGCCATGGCATTGCAGTACGCCCGCAGCCCGCGGCTGGGCGAGCCCGCCGACCTGGCCGGCGCCGTCGCCTTCCTCTTCTCCGACGACGCGGCGTGGATCAGCGGCCAGGCCTGGTCGATCGACGGCGGCATGAGTGTGCGCGGCTGAAAGCAGGTGCTGCGGCTCCGCCGCATCTGCTCCCTCCACGAACCCCATGCGCCCTTCCCGTTCACCTATGTCAACTGACCGGAGACGTGACCCCATGACCAAGACCCTCGGACTCATCGGCGCCGGCAACATCGGCAGTGCGCTGGCTCGCCTGGCCGTGGCCGCCAGCCTGAATGTCGTACTGAGCAACTCACGTGCCCCGGAGACCCTCGCCGAACTCGTCGCCGAGCTCGGCGAGCAAGCGCGCGCGGCCACCCCCGCCGAGGCCGCGCAGGCCGGCGACCTGGTGGTGGCGACCATCCCGCTGAGCAGCTACGACAAGCTTCCGGCCG from the Streptomyces sp. NBC_00310 genome contains:
- a CDS encoding MFS transporter, translating into MSAGIGSAPVHDSAPAGRHRSEKAIVLALSLAAMIVSMMLTLVVPILSLIQNSLHTTAAGASWVTTATLLSAAVLTPLLGRFGDQHGKKPTLVGVLLVLIAGTVLAATTHSLLWLITGRVLQGAATAIFPLALSVLRDEVRPQKLPAALAMASGAFAFGSGFALVAAGLLTAGSHPDYRSVFWLATGLAVVVLIAVLTLVPATRHTAGGRTDILGTLTLATTLVLLLLPITQGHEWGWSSPSTIGCFAGAAAMAAVWVLVERQVPEPLVDMRMFAHRPVLFANLAGLLVGYGTFVFIIGVSYLVQMPSRVAGYGFDASVLRASVEYLLPSTVVSLLAAPVGGQLVRRHGPRAVLALASASGTAGFAWLALDHGRTPSVIAAGAFVGAAISLGYAAMPAIIVAAVPQRESGIANGINSISRSTGSAIGSAVITTVLASKSVGHLPAGSPALPAESQFTLSFVLAGAAFALIALVAWFGLRHIQVAQHHAAEAAADRGAVTESEVLRGSR
- a CDS encoding PaaI family thioesterase, whose translation is MGRTRTYEWQDPAIVGATAGRTSGVEVLRDLLERRLPPPPIVAALDFVLEEVEEGRVVFSLVPGEEHYNSIGSVHGGVYATLLDSAAGGAVQSTLPQGMAYTSLDLTVKFLRRITVDTGKVRAIGTVVSRGRQTALAQAQLLDEADRLLAHATSSCMLFPFPAP
- a CDS encoding TetR/AcrR family transcriptional regulator; the encoded protein is MVRYAKEHKQETRRRIIETAGRRFKQDGIDGSGVSTLMKDAGLTNGAFYAHFESKDDLVTTAIADQLKAQAESVVARAAPGRAGLEQIVRAYLSPQHRESLGDGCPNAALLDEIGRCTDTTRQAYTDGVLVLIDGIAARMAPEAPSSARVKALSLLGLMVGTLQLSRALTDVQLAHELLDQGIDNVLALLDAGGQRV
- a CDS encoding PaaI family thioesterase; protein product: MGRTRTYHWDDPAISAEAAGSMAGIDFLREVQAGRLPRAPISHTVDFALDEVEPGRAVFSLTPGEEHYNPIGSVHGGIFATLLDSAAGCAVQSTLPQGMAYTSLDLTVKFLRRVTVDTGPVRAIGTVVSKGRQTALAQAQLVDAKDRLLAHATSSCMLFPVPAPRV
- a CDS encoding winged helix-turn-helix transcriptional regulator produces the protein MEWLEASTENCPVQRTLDVIGEKWTLLILRDAVNGVRRFDDFHRHIGLSEAVLSDRLRKLTSAGILKTVPYQEPGSRSRNEYRLTRKGWDLWPVLMALTQWGEAYTLGSEGPVLDVRHTDCDAPVRVVVECSVEHSALTPREVTARLGKGARLRS
- a CDS encoding alpha/beta hydrolase, yielding MRIVSEGVHLTAREPEGVTYREVDAGGVPGIWCEPVDADTDYVLLHGHAGGSVLSSAFVDRKLAGHIAKAVGAPVLVLDFRRAPEHKYPAQVDDAEAAFNWLLSEGYEPGNIITIGHSIGGFIAVALALRLRDKKQPLPGAIVSISPWCDLEIANETMVTNAGTDKILSKELLEFFRDAWIGGTGIEVTDTRINLNRADLSGLPPTLVSWGTYEVLAGEDEEFAARVKDAGIDTATVVVPGGQHSYVYGAGRVPEVDAALARIGAWVREKTKI
- a CDS encoding alkene reductase, translating into MSNALWNPIVAGEISLPHRLAMAPLTRDRSTPEGIPTELNAEYYAQRASHALIITEGTQPNADGQGYLLTPGIYSEEHVAGWRKVTDAVHEADGRIVIQLMHAGRMSHPDNTPHHRQPVAPSPVQPAGTMFTPSGPQEMPVPRELSTEEVAATVEDYRRAAAAAIAAGADGVEIHGANGYLVHQFLATNTNRRTDRYGGSLDNRIRFAVEVATAVAEEIGAGRTGFRISPGNPFNDIAESDTHELYPALVRALAPLDLAYLHIVHGGDDEPLHTLRKLWPTTLVLNRAGTDIATRAKDVEDGIADIVTVGTMALANPDLVERVRTGAPLNTPDPATFYGGGEAGYTDYPTLTA
- a CDS encoding NADP-dependent oxidoreductase, yielding MKAFVVEKYGKDGTRAAEVPEPAVGDRDVLISVSAASINPLDKMVRNGEFKQLMKYKRPFTLGHDVAGVVTRVGSAVRGFEVGDEVYARPRDLRIGGFAEFIAIDMDDVAPKPASLTLQEAAAVPLVALAAWQVLVDRAHVKPGQKVLIHAGAGGLGSTVIQLAKHLGATVATTTDTKTEQLVRSLGADIVVDYTKEDFSKVLSGYDLVLDSLGGANLEKSLTVLKPGGLAISVVGPPDAGFAKQLGTPSFMGLVMNTLSRKIRKQAKALGVRYQFFFMQANGSQLRKLSALYDSGKLRPVIDSTFPFDQTLKAMAHVEQGRTKAGKVVVSMEPDNH
- a CDS encoding SDR family NAD(P)-dependent oxidoreductase, whose translation is MSTPLNGKTALVTGSTSGIGRAIGDVLANRGVHVIVSGRNTERGARAVAEIREAGGKADFVQADLTSADSARTLAEQARSVTGQIDILVNNAGVFPEGATADTTEELFDAVYNTNVKAPFFLVAELVPGMVERGGGAVVNVSSFVADKAAPDRVAYSSSKAALNNLTKAWAKQYGPSGVRVNSVAPGAVVPEEVQAAIADDPRAAAAVDAVPARRFGLPREIAEAVAYLASDDAAFVHGAFLNVDGGASVA
- a CDS encoding acyl-CoA-like ligand-binding transcription factor — its product is MRHGLDVALKHYRQDPDRALTMTRLVRDTPALCARQMEKQRGWWPALANALGERANSPRPLPLAASVKAAVALDCLNIALDHWTASDGRLDLVDLLDQAFAALSPR